The Alnus glutinosa chromosome 1, dhAlnGlut1.1, whole genome shotgun sequence region AGCTACGTATATAAGGATATTTCTGttacaatataaattaattaaatgattaaattcatttcttcctattaacttaagcttttgagataaatgataGTTTAACATGTTATCATAGCAGAAATCTTGAACTCATCTTTCTTTCTCACATCTTTCTTCATCCTCATCTTTTgaaaatcaacaattaaatttaaaggATCCATATAGGTAAAACCTAATGTGTGGATCTTacagattcaatggttaatttttaaaaatgaaaaatacaaaaaagataagagaatactaaatagcatttctctaatcgatctaaataattaaataaattcattcattcatatgaggttaaattttaagaataaataataatttaacaatttattagAACAACCAAGTCTTTGCCCCCTATCAAGAAGTGTATATCCctcaataaacaaataaaattagaggaaaaaaacaaacaaacaaatcaaatcaaatcaaaaaaagaaaaaagtacttcttcttgaatttaaaaGTAATCAAACCGgtgatgtgttttttttaataaagttaaCTCTATTTGTTTAGGCTTTTGAAAAATAAGTCTCCCAATCCAATTTTTCCAAAATCTGATCATTTATAGACGTAACGTTCATGAACCCTAATTATGCTGCTAACTTATATAATAGCCTtataaaatttgtttaatcaaGGATCTACAAATTAATCATGATAAGTCCTTTCTTTTACAAGTATCTAAGTACATCTAAACATATCTCAACCCAACTATATTAAGATACAGACATTTTCAAACCTTTATGAAATATGAGTATCTAAGCACAATTAAGCTTAATGCCTTTAAAACATTTATGCAATCTATCTGTAACCATATACATACGTGCTGTTCCATTCAACCTTGTAGGCATATTGAcacgtctagcatgaaaactcATCAATGCATTCTAGCTTTAACAGTATACATATGTGTTGTTCTATTCAACCTAATATGCATACTGATATATCTAGCCATGAGAACAAGTTAAACAACTCCCGACGACTTCTAGGATATCCTTTCGTACACATACATAAAGCCCATGGCAGGAGCTTACAATTGACTCCTTCCAAGGGCTTGTCTTCCATAACATCATTAACATTACATTCACAGCATTGAGGGCTTGCCCTCATGGACTTGTCCATTAGTGTGATGCTGGAGACATGCTCGATTCTTACATATCTTATGCATTTCACTCACACCATGCTCAAAACATCATATATTTACTTTTCATGATTACACTTTTAATACACAACTTTCTCATAAAACATGAACACTTCAACAAGTCATTTTCTCAATCACAAATCACATAATTTATATTTCAACCCTAGCACACATTAAAACTCAACAAATTATtgctcaaaacatttttttcataattatttctTAAACTTCATCATAcatcaacataattgaaaatattcaaatcatccaaaacagatatcATTAAACTACCATCGATTCGAATCAAAACAATTATATCATTTCATTATTATAAAATACTCAAAGTGTAGAAATTTTTCTCAATAAGTAGAATACTCATAATGGCTGTGCGGATAATAGGCTCAACTTACGGATTCCTAGACCACAACTTGCAATGCAACACTGTATCAATACATTGCACCACATATTAGCATTTTCTAACACTAAATTTTTCAAAAGCTCTTGAAAAACCTAGAGAAATATGAGAGAGGGGCAAGATGCGTGAAAAATGACCTGAAAATGACTTATTTTCAGTTTATATCGCATGGGGTCCGGACACGGTAAGTGGCCGTCTGGACACGCATGTTTAAGAGTTGCAGAATTTACATTCTATAACTCCTGTCCGGACACAACCCACATACAATGAATTTTCACTATTTGGAACTCCTCTTCTGTCCCTGTCCTATGCCCTTCCGGACACGACTTCTCGAAACTGATTTTAACGCTTTTTCTAAGCGATTTCAAGGTGCTTTCCTGCCATTTTACTAAAtctaatttacattttaaatactcaaataatgtcttggacattacacctCACCTCACGATTCTCTGCATCAAAGCCCACAAAAGACCCCCCCGGATCGCTCGGCCTCCTGTGCAAAGCATTCTTTAACCATCGAGCCCCATCTATTTTCGGTTATAAGTGTTTGCAGCTCCATGGTATCTGTTGTGGCAATAGGGTGAAAGGCATCATCTTCCTATGCTAGTCCAGAACACCTATCTCCTACGTTTATTCCTGCAGCGGTGGATGATAACTCCTTATCGACTAGGTGGGGAGGCTTAGGTGCCAGCGAGCCAACCCCAACAAAGGCTCTTGGATGCTGACACCATCTCCCATTTTCTCTGTTGTCGACATTCTAAGTTCATTAGGGTCGGAGGCGTTGAAGCGTCATCCTTCGGGCCTTGCCCGCCCGTCAAAGGAGCTGGACTTAATCACATACGTCGCAAGCTTGCTAAGAGGAACAAGGATCAAAGGagtaagagcactagcagcagcttcccaaccattttttctatatttagggaacaaaaccactttttgtttccctaaaaaaaaaacaccccacaatagattcccttaactttccctatatcaattaaatacttttttttactcttattttattcttttttttctctttcttacttttttgtACCAACCAACTCTCAACTAACTCCCAACCAACCCTTCATATCTTTGTTTTTATGTTCATTAAACTTTTAAATGACCATTTAAATTGTTTGATCAAAATAGCTgggaatgagattttttttttcaagggaaGGTTCTAGGAAGGTGGGTTGATTTATTGTGGATGATACCCAACACAGGTGAAAGTTGCAAGTAAAGCATGGTAGGGAGATTTGTTGAGAGATTCCACCAGCTTAAAATGACGAATAGGAAAATGCAAGAAATCCAACATCTGATCCAAAACAtggtttttcactttttccctTCCCTTGAAGCTGGTACGAAGAGAGCTAGAAATCCTTGCAACatttaatagtaattaaatTGCACCAGCTTCTTGTTGCCAACTACCATCAACTGCTATCAATTGTGCGTACTCCACAGCTGTGAAAAGTGAAAACGTGTGTATATGCTTCCTACATTTATAGCCATTAAACTAGTTGGCAGTTGGCAGTTCGCAATGGTGGTTGtgaattaaatttatatttacgGTTTGTAGTTGCAACATGAAACACAATCGAACCTGAGtgttcaagaacaaatttaaaTAGACCAATTGCCTTATTGTTTTCCATCCATTTCACAACCAAGCATTTTGTGTTCTTTCAATTTAAATAGATTCATTGCCTCACTGATTTTAATCCATTTCAATACCCTTTCCTCTATGGATCATATTCTTAAACTCGATAGCCTTCAATATGATTCTTCCTCCGATGATGAGTTGGAAATAATTTCAACTTTTGCTATGATAAAAGAATGATTGGAAGCCGAAGTTGGATCAAGATCATGACATGTTTTTGGTCGACGTCGCAATACTATTTGGCGTAATTCTTTGCAAGGCCAAGAAAACCTATTCCGCGATTATTTTGCGGAATCGGTGGTATATCCTCCCAACAAATTTTGAAGGAGGTTTCGTATGCGTCGTGACCTTTTTATGTGCATTAACGACGCAACAATATCTCATGACAGATATTTTGTCCAAGAAAGAAATGCTGCTGGAAAGCTCGGACATTCTTCTCTGCAAAAGATGACTGCTGCAATTAGGATGCTCGGTTATGGAGTAACTATAGATTTGATGGATGAATACTTATGGATTGGAGAAAGGACCGCAATGGATAGCTTTATACATTTTGTTAAAGCGgtagtttcaattttttatgcCGAGTACTTGAGGTCGCCAAACTCAGAAGACATTGCTAGATTGCTAGCAATTGGTGAAAGTCGTGGATTTCCAGGGATGTTGGGAAGCATCGATTGCATACATTGGAAGTGGAAGAATTGTCCAAATGCTTGGAGAGGTATGTATTCTGGTCATATCCGTGAACCTACAATTATTTTGGAAGCCGTGGCGTCCCATGATCTTTGGATATGGCACGCATTTTTTGGGTTACCAAGGTCTCATAATGATATAAATGTGTTAGAGCGATCTGATGTATTTGCCAATCTAGCTGAAAGGCGTGCTCCTCCGGTCAACTACTCAGTCAATGGTCATGATTATACAATGGGATACTATCTAGCCGATGGAATATATCCTTCATGGGCAACATTCGTAAAAACAATTCATGCTCCACAaggaaacaagagaaaaaattttgttGCAGCTCAAGAGTCGGTAAGAAAGGACGTAGAGCGAGCGTTTGGAGTGCTTCAAGCACGATTTGCAATTGTGCGTAGACCTGCACGGTTATACCAACCTGAACTTCTTAAAGATATTATGATGGCGTGCATAATATTGCATAACATGATCGTTGAGGATGAACGAGATTTATATCTTGGAGCAGACGAATTCAATTATGAGCAAATCAATGATATTCCACTCGAACCACCATCACACGAACTTACAAATGAAATTGTGGAGTTCATGCAAAATCGTCATCATATTAAAGATCAAGAAACACATTTGCAACTTCAATCAGACCTCATTGAGCTTTTATGGCAAATACATAGTCAATCGTAAGAAATTGTTCTCTCTAAAATTTGGTATCATGTTATTTAGTTTGGTATCATGTCATCTATCTATGAGTTCAGTTTGAGAACTATAAAATTGCTATGCCTTCCCTTAATTGCAGTTGCTATTTCTCCGGACAAGCCCATCTCAATTAACTAGAATCCTTAGTTGTATCTTTCTGGAATGGCAGCTATTCATTTTTGGTGTGTGTCATCAATCATTTTTGGTGGGTTAGTGTTTGATAATTTTTGTTGATTGAATTGGTTATTTGTCATTGCAAAAAAGAGTAACTTTGATTCAATAACCATTGAGTTGAACAATGCACCCTCTGTTGCACACACTGTTGCTCATGTTTTTGCACTCTATAAAATTCTGAACATGACATGCCCCTTTATAAGCACTATTGTCAGTCAACAAAAGCTTATCCAGGTCAATATCAAACTCCTACACCTTTAAGAGGACTTGcagatatatcatatatatatatatatatatatagttaagtcAGCCAACACAactccaaaactaaaaaaaataagtaactTTGAGAGCTCCACTTGACTTGATTAAAGGCAAACCACAAGAAGAAGAGGACATCAGATAGAACATAATTAACAATGTCGTCTAGCTTGCCACAAAAGATTCTAGAACTTCTTTCGCACCATAAGACAAACACGTACAGGTGCTATATGTAAGCATCATCTTAATTGACCACAAACCATAAAACAAATTTGCCCCTAATTAAAGTTTGACCTATGATTCATAGGTTCAATCAACTGCAGAAGCTTCAATCTCCTTGTGTGATGGCATAAACAATCCCAATAAATACAACCTAGGCATTCACAAAAGCCAAAGTTACAACCATCTAAGAGattttccttttgtcttttctaaCTGACAAAAAACCAAGGGTATAAACAAAAAGCCAATGGCATAAACAAAAAGCCAATAGCATAAACAAAAGCCAATTACCAATGACTAGGTAGTCCTACGCTTCTGCATGATTTCCATTTGGAGAGATTGAATATATTCAAGCTGAATTGATGACAAGTAGCTTGTAtccatcatcataatttctctttcctctttcttttgttctcttGCCTCTTTCCTAAGTTCAACCTCAAGCTTTTGTTTCTCAATACGAACAATCTCTTCCTTTGCCgtatcaatatttttcattctctccTCATAGAATCTTTTCTTCACTTCTGTTAATTCAGCCAAAACCTCCATCATAATCTCTTTATCTCCACAATCtttgctctttctttttttctctctctctttcacggCCTTCTTGCCTATAGGTCTTTCCAAGTCTACAATAACATCTTCATCATCATTGTCAACACCTAGATGTATCACAGGTTGAAGAGAAGGACTTAAGGATTTCTTTCTCGGCAATACTGGCTTCAACTGCTTCCATTTTGGCAAGTTCTTCAACAACTTCCAACAATGTCCAAATTGAAATCCGATAGAGTATTCGTCCCGGTACATATCTTTTGccaaattaatttgaaaaaaagaaaagaaaaataattagaatcTTCAAACTAAATACAAGGTTAATTTACTCTACTAGTAACAATTCATTTTTACCTTATCTTGCTCAGTAGCACCACTTGGATTCTTTGCTTCAACTTGTGCCAAGTACCCataaaatttgtttgtaaaCTTTTGGATTGATGACCATCGATTTGATAAAGAATAAGCGGAACGTTCCACCGtgtcttctttcttgttctcatgATAGTTCATCCAAATTCTATCCCAAAATTTGTTGCCTTTTTTATCAGTCCTTATGCTAGTACTGATCCAAGCATTTACTAGTAGAATGTCTTCTTCAATAGAGAAGTTTGTCTTCTTAGTAGATTTCATTTTAGGTTGGGATGGAATTTCTTGGTAGTTTTGCAACCCTGATTACAAGAGCGTAATAAAGCTTTGGTTCTCATCTTGTGAATCCATGATAGTAGGCTACCAAACAACAGGAAgctaaaaaagcaaaaacaagcTGAATAagtaatccatttttttttttcttcaatgaaTAAGTGATCtttataaaactaaacaaaactgaACAAACCCAGTCCAACAAGAACATCGAAAACAAAGCTCTGACCAAATTCTCAAAACAGAGAACAACAAAACCAGAGCTGGAAAAACACCTAGCAAACCATATTATCTAGCACCCTCTGTTGCACACACTGATGCTCACATTTTTGCACTCTAGAAAATTCTGAACATGATATGCCCTTTTATAAGCACTATTGTCGGTCAACAAAAGCTTATCCAGGTCAATATCAAATTTCTACACCTTTAATAGGACTTAcagatatatcatatatgtatatatatatatatatagttaagtcAGCCAACACAACTCCAAAACTAAATGAAATCTTcgattattcaaaaaaaaaaaaaaaaaatcagcactCTAACGTTTCTTCAAGTATCTTAATAAAAAGGTAACAACTAAACCTCATATAACTATAGGTGAACACACCCTAGAAAACAAGCTGAATAAgtgatccatttttttttcttcaatgaaTAAGTCATCTTTATAAAACTAATCAAAACTGAACAAACCCAGTCCAAcaagaaaattgaaaacaaaacaaaagagcaaAACAAACCTCTGACCAAATTCTCAAAATAGAGAACAACAAAACCAGAGTTGGAAAAACACCTAGCAACCCGCTCAAAGAATGCGTTGCTTGTTCCTTATTTTTCACTTATTCCAATCAAATATACTGTACATTTCTGGGTTCCCATTATTTGGAAAGAAATACCAGCTGAAATTTGCCAATGATATTTCTTCTGAAACCCATTGCCTGGTTCATTTTTCAAGTTTCATCAGGTTTGTATCTATCTTATGATTTGTGAAAGAATTGACACTAGTTATAGGTGTTTTGTTTGTTTAGTGCTTTTTATGTCAATACCACTTTCTGGTCTGACCATGTTACCAAAATTACGCATGTCGATGTTTAAAAGCTTTCATAGTAATGTTTCTATTTTGGTTCTTTACTTTGTTCAATACTATAAACTGCCATAAATCCTTTCTACCTCCAAAGTGAGTGCAGATTAGGCAGGATTTAAGTTTAGAACTTTGGTTGGAATAGGACGGGTGTATTTAAAAATAGAGGGTGCTAATTACAATCCACTATGGATCACCAACATATATTTGAGCTTCTCCACTCTGTTGTAGATTCTTCTAATTATTAGGTTTAAAGACTTCAAGTTGGCTTCCTTTGTTTGCTATTCTCATATTTCTTTGGAATGCTGGTAGTGAAAtggttttattatttaaaatgcTCTCTAGCTTTGATATTGGCTCTGAAATGTTCTAATGATCAACTTCTCTGATATGAATTCAGGTTGGCAAGAGAAGCTGATCTTGAGTATGTCGAAATATAAAACTTAACGGAATTTTATGATGACAACAGGTTTGCAGATTTGTCTTTCATGTTGAGCTTATATAATTTCTCAGTGAACTACTTAATGAAATCTTcgattattccaaaaaaaaaatcagcactCTAACCTCATATAACTATAGGTGAACACACCTTAAAAATCCAGCCCATCTTTCGTTAAGTTACACACAAAACACCAACAAAAAGACCATTTTTCATATCTCAAATcaatgtaaattatttttaaaattctcaaacTATCATTAAAACTCCAAAACCCATAACAAAACTTTCCATAAACAAACATAAGAATCCCTGCAAACAGTTGAAGATGTTTTGTACTCACCCTATCTCAAAtcaatgatatttttattttatttttgatgaaataaAACCTTCATTAATCAAACACTTCAAAATAACACTCCAGCAAGGAGCTGGATACCAGGTTCAATACAGAACAACAAAACACACCCTGTACTACAAAGCGAAAAACCAGGGAACTAAAAACACTCTACAACAAACTCAACAGAGATTACAAACTCCATAAATGAACTAAATGAGCAAGAGCTAGGAATGGGGATTTGCCAAAAACTTCTGTTCTCATAAATATGTTTCTATGgctaaaacaaaaatctataacaattaaaattttgaaagaccCAGATCAAGAATTTCCCATAtgtcaacaaaaaaatttccatgAAGAATCCAGAAGTGTTCCAGAAATAGAAACTCCAAAATGCCCGTCCCATGATTTACAACATGTAGAACAAAAATATTggagataataaaaataacccacattatttttcaacattttctcGTGATAATCATGAAAATAGGGAAGTGTACCTCAGCTTGGAAACACACGAAAGAACTGTCAAGTTGGAAGAGTGATGCGAGAATCAACCCATTGACAAAAGAATGCAAGAATCAACCGCAGACTTGACTTcaactaacaaagaaaaaaaaaccaaagcaaCGCACAACAAGAAGTTggttaaaaattaaagaaggaaCGCAAACAAATAAGTAGAAACAAAGAATGGGAAAGAAAAGAACGGGTCTGGGTGTTCACCGGCGCTGCTCTAGCCACACATCAACTACCGCAAGACCTATAGCTCATCTTTCTCGCTCCCGCTGTGCAGAAAGCTAGTGAAGAATGAGGGTAGAGGCGTGATGGAGGAGTTGTTTTATGGGTATGGCGCGAGAATGAGTTTCGGATGGAGGGAAATGAAAGCAAAAATGGGGAAATG contains the following coding sequences:
- the LOC133854659 gene encoding uncharacterized protein LOC133854659, giving the protein MRRDLFMCINDATISHDRYFVQERNAAGKLGHSSLQKMTAAIRMLGYGVTIDLMDEYLWIGERTAMDSFIHFVKAVVSIFYAEYLRSPNSEDIARLLAIGESRGFPGMLGSIDCIHWKWKNCPNAWRGMYSGHIREPTIILEAVASHDLWIWHAFFGLPRSHNDINVLERSDVFANLAERRAPPVNYSVNGHDYTMGYYLADGIYPSWATFVKTIHAPQGNKRKNFVAAQESVRKDVERAFGVLQARFAIVRRPARLYQPELLKDIMMACIILHNMIVEDERDLYLGADEFNYEQINDIPLEPPSHELTNEIVEFMQNRHHIKDQETHLQLQSDLIELLWQIHSQS